From Streptomyces sp. CMB-StM0423, a single genomic window includes:
- a CDS encoding alpha/beta fold hydrolase gives MTTTPTGLPTMQETMYDVGGTKIFAAETGDGPPLLLLHGGGPGASRVSNYVRNIAELAEEYRVIVPDMPGYGRSTKGVDGSDPFGYLANRIRGLLDELGLDKAHLVGNSYGGAAALRLALDTPGRVDRMVLMGPGGIGTTRALPTPGLNSLLNYYTGDGPSRQKLEKFIRNYLVFNAADVPDSAIDERYQASIDPEVIAAPPLQRPSGRGALRTVWKMGRHPRSADRPDPHPRPAPQHPGRHPGRRRP, from the coding sequence ATGACGACGACACCGACCGGCCTGCCGACGATGCAAGAGACCATGTACGACGTCGGCGGCACGAAGATATTCGCCGCTGAGACCGGCGACGGCCCGCCCCTCCTACTGCTGCACGGTGGCGGCCCCGGAGCCTCAAGGGTGTCCAACTACGTGCGCAATATCGCGGAGCTGGCCGAGGAGTACCGGGTCATCGTCCCCGACATGCCCGGATACGGACGCAGCACCAAGGGCGTCGACGGCAGCGACCCCTTCGGGTACCTGGCGAACCGCATCCGAGGACTGCTCGACGAACTGGGCCTGGACAAAGCCCACCTGGTCGGCAACTCCTACGGCGGCGCCGCCGCCCTGCGCCTGGCACTGGACACTCCGGGCAGGGTCGACCGCATGGTCCTGATGGGTCCCGGCGGCATCGGCACCACACGTGCCCTGCCCACCCCCGGCCTCAACAGCTTGCTGAACTACTACACCGGCGACGGTCCCTCGCGGCAGAAGCTGGAGAAGTTCATCCGCAACTACCTCGTCTTCAACGCCGCGGACGTCCCCGACTCCGCCATCGATGAGCGCTACCAGGCCAGCATCGACCCCGAGGTGATCGCCGCACCACCGCTGCAACGGCCTTCCGGACGGGGCGCCCTGCGGACCGTGTGGAAGATGGGCCGCCACCCGAGGTCTGCCGATCGACCCGATCCGCACCCGCGTCCAGCACCTCAACATCCAGGCCGCCACCCTGGACGACGTCGCCCATAG
- a CDS encoding response regulator transcription factor: protein MAHAPGLSAVIVDDHPAVRAGVAQWLTTGAPPIRVAASGDDVRVAWTGEGATADVVILDLHLGGPTPAINDLRRLTEAGRRVVVYSMRAADDIALQCLELGALSYLTKAEGAAHLLEAAAAAASGRACTPPSLAGALAGDRSTDRPSLSARETEVLIEWFQSESKDFVGQRLGISPRTVNTHLEHIRIKYAMSGREAPTKAALLARAIQDGLVRVDDL, encoded by the coding sequence ATGGCGCACGCGCCAGGGCTGAGCGCGGTCATTGTCGACGACCATCCCGCGGTACGCGCCGGGGTCGCCCAGTGGTTGACCACCGGCGCCCCGCCGATCCGGGTCGCCGCCTCGGGCGACGACGTCCGGGTCGCGTGGACCGGCGAGGGTGCCACAGCCGACGTGGTCATCCTCGACCTGCACCTGGGCGGGCCGACTCCGGCCATCAACGACCTGCGCCGACTGACCGAAGCCGGGCGGCGGGTCGTCGTCTACTCGATGCGGGCTGCCGACGACATCGCCCTGCAGTGCCTGGAGTTGGGCGCGCTGAGCTATCTGACGAAGGCGGAGGGCGCCGCGCACCTCCTGGAGGCCGCCGCCGCCGCGGCCTCCGGTCGCGCGTGCACACCGCCGTCGCTGGCGGGCGCGCTCGCCGGCGACCGGTCCACGGACCGGCCGTCGCTCTCGGCGCGCGAGACCGAGGTACTGATCGAGTGGTTCCAGTCCGAGTCCAAGGACTTCGTGGGCCAACGCCTGGGCATCTCACCGCGCACCGTCAACACCCATCTCGAACACATCCGGATCAAGTACGCGATGAGCGGCCGGGAGGCCCCCACCAAGGCAGCGCTCCTGGCCCGGGCCATCCAGGACGGCCTGGTCCGGGTCGACGACCTCTGA
- a CDS encoding sensor histidine kinase yields MSSLPPRNDSYGDPQNSVEARFVASARRLAPPVRGVALVVISVFGLLSVPDRALPLGIALFGLVLAGAGADCWTGFTGRGAAVSLAFAVLRVVAVCATQEWTGGPQNPWALNLLTTTAITLQWEWSPLVAVPVSGGLLAVDLVAVGLAGADPAWMGSGLAGTVVPRLVFECLLARLGYVMLRRSGRRVDELRERRSALARAEAVSLARKRQEREYLALLHDTAAATFLMVAARADDADPAQIAEYARHDLAVLTGAAGGATTQDSPVDLTASLRAVVDHGRPAVDISGEDTLLVPASVALAFVRAAREALRNVERHAAVDVADVCVHGEGDRVVVVVADRGVGFQPDRVAGFRRGIRGSVVERMAAVGGGATITSQPGAGTTVRLVWPGEG; encoded by the coding sequence TTGTCGTCACTCCCCCCACGTAACGACTCGTACGGCGACCCGCAGAACAGTGTCGAGGCGCGGTTCGTGGCGTCCGCCCGGCGGCTGGCGCCCCCGGTGCGCGGGGTCGCGCTGGTCGTCATCAGCGTCTTCGGCCTGCTCTCGGTGCCCGACAGGGCGCTGCCGCTGGGAATCGCCCTGTTCGGCCTGGTACTCGCGGGGGCCGGGGCGGACTGCTGGACGGGGTTCACCGGGCGGGGCGCGGCGGTGTCGCTGGCGTTCGCCGTCCTGCGCGTGGTGGCGGTCTGCGCGACACAGGAGTGGACCGGCGGGCCGCAGAACCCGTGGGCGCTGAACCTGCTGACCACCACCGCGATCACGCTGCAGTGGGAGTGGTCCCCGCTGGTCGCCGTACCGGTCTCGGGCGGGCTGCTTGCGGTCGACCTGGTGGCGGTCGGCCTGGCAGGCGCCGATCCGGCGTGGATGGGGTCCGGCCTGGCCGGAACCGTGGTGCCGCGTCTGGTGTTCGAGTGCCTGCTGGCGCGCCTGGGGTACGTAATGCTCCGCCGGTCGGGCAGGCGGGTGGACGAGTTACGGGAACGCCGGTCGGCGTTGGCGCGCGCGGAGGCGGTGTCACTGGCGCGGAAACGGCAGGAGCGCGAGTATCTGGCGCTGCTCCACGACACCGCCGCGGCCACCTTCCTGATGGTGGCGGCGCGGGCAGATGACGCGGACCCGGCGCAGATCGCCGAGTACGCCCGGCACGACCTCGCGGTGCTCACCGGCGCGGCGGGCGGGGCGACCACCCAGGACAGCCCGGTGGACCTCACGGCCTCCCTGCGCGCCGTCGTCGACCACGGCCGGCCCGCCGTGGACATCAGCGGGGAGGACACCTTGCTGGTCCCGGCCTCGGTGGCGCTCGCCTTCGTACGTGCGGCGCGCGAGGCGCTGCGGAACGTCGAGCGGCACGCCGCGGTCGACGTCGCCGACGTGTGCGTACACGGCGAAGGCGACCGGGTCGTGGTCGTGGTGGCCGACCGCGGCGTGGGATTCCAGCCGGACCGCGTGGCAGGCTTCCGCCGCGGGATCCGGGGCTCGGTGGTCGAGCGGATGGCAGCCGTCGGCGGCGGCGCCACGATCACCTCACAGCCCGGCGCGGGAACCACCGTCAGACTGGTGTGGCCCGGTGAGGGATGA
- a CDS encoding peptidoglycan-binding protein: MVVAAVCATLMVSLGLAQSATAAPGWPVLGSGSTGSNVAAAQYLLRGHGYDIAADSAFGPATESAVVAFQQSRGYGADGVIGQETWPGLVITVRQGDSGPAVAAAQSALNKFGYGLAVDGEFGAGTASAVTSYQSSRGLAVDGIVGPDTWQNLIGENGGGGSGNYSLPIPRDALSRGYYDVPHHDYAALDLPVGTGTPVYSISSGVANQINNDRCGLGYEVVGDDGATYYYCHFSAHGAGSGIRVDAGTQIGLSGSTGNSTGPHLHVEIAAGGVNRCPGALLGPVYDGSTPPAPGDLPTGGCIE, translated from the coding sequence GTGGTTGTCGCCGCGGTGTGCGCGACGCTGATGGTCTCGCTCGGCCTCGCCCAGTCGGCCACCGCAGCCCCGGGCTGGCCGGTACTCGGTAGCGGTTCGACCGGATCGAACGTGGCCGCGGCTCAGTACCTGCTGCGCGGACACGGCTACGACATCGCCGCCGACAGCGCCTTTGGCCCGGCGACCGAGAGCGCCGTGGTCGCTTTCCAGCAGTCCAGGGGCTACGGCGCGGACGGCGTCATCGGCCAGGAGACCTGGCCGGGCCTCGTCATCACGGTGCGGCAGGGCGACAGCGGCCCCGCGGTCGCCGCGGCCCAGTCCGCGCTGAACAAATTCGGCTACGGGCTCGCCGTGGACGGGGAGTTCGGCGCAGGCACGGCCTCCGCCGTCACCTCGTACCAGAGCTCCAGGGGCCTGGCCGTCGACGGGATCGTCGGCCCGGACACCTGGCAGAACCTGATCGGTGAGAACGGCGGTGGCGGGAGCGGCAACTACTCGCTGCCCATCCCGCGCGACGCCCTGTCCCGTGGCTACTACGACGTGCCGCACCACGACTACGCGGCGCTGGACCTGCCGGTGGGCACCGGGACCCCGGTGTACTCGATCAGCTCCGGCGTGGCGAACCAGATCAACAACGACCGGTGCGGACTCGGCTACGAGGTCGTCGGCGACGACGGCGCCACCTACTACTACTGCCACTTCTCCGCGCACGGAGCCGGCTCCGGCATCCGGGTCGACGCCGGGACCCAGATCGGGCTGTCGGGCAGCACCGGCAACTCCACCGGCCCGCACCTGCACGTCGAGATCGCGGCGGGCGGCGTGAACCGCTGCCCCGGCGCCCTCCTCGGCCCGGTCTACGACGGATCCACCCCGCCTGCGCCCGGTGATCTACCGACCGGCGGCTGCATCGAGTAG
- a CDS encoding DNA repair ATPase, with amino-acid sequence MEDEVETPAPEVHGSPDALAAGTYEVLRDRLRTAAEELARRAEALNAGRVAEFGGTEARLAGTAYIRTGHDCVPRDIVQIGGMLLFGANVPLGRESGTDVGDVFSLQHVEFTGDDGEGGGGGEGAAIQFRAAAQDSVPGLLDDPAFRRDFAELYRFYRETRLLQLRLSRSHLLAVFQTGNALTDIRVLRWRVAPDGSVAYVDDRGERDHVFPPAHDVEWTAATRADHVQGRHPHVSVRGLVFVACVGGALTLKAEDSTDSGDGVYSEPVDEPLQSLADAEIEYAVVGPLVLLRILPYNEKTRRHLVYNTRTTEVVRLDGLGRACRRLPEEQGVIFPGGYYLADVPAGSAARTFDIGTNDLEYEGVVRSPNGEDVLYVFHARAEGRSLLLPYNVIRKEVATVWQTRGWSLFDDGTVIVFGAAAGSEPTRVHPMQVWRTPYVADAHAAARPAGTGPLARIGNAELVRAVSDCLTVARMADGMEPNGAVFEAIVAAATRVADRHHWLGEAACGDLAAPLESVRTTAAQVIDEFERVEELRAQAAAAVDEAADRITGQVRRARGTAPDTVDGWVRRIAGLRRSQGRLETLREQRYADLARIGELDTLLGESLAAFGRRAVAFLAEETAFDAAHRAVDELAAEAAAVETAAAAGPLAERIDEQAGALQAVTEVVGTLDLADATVRTSILARIGEVLGAVNRARARLDGRRRELHEREGRAEFAAEFALLGQAVTGGLAAAGTPDECDEQVGRLMLRLENLEAKFASGEDFAEQIVAKREEVYEAFSARKQAQLDERARHADRLARSAGRILDTVSRRAAALASADDINTFFASDPLVAKVRTTAAELRTLGDTVHAEELEGRLKAARQEAARALRDRTDLYDGQGTLRLGRHRFAVSFRPAELTLVPQDGQPVFVITGTDYRAPVADPRFADTRGFWDQPLVSESPAVYRGEYLAARLLAGTPAAELAAAAAGGGLVELAREAVEAAYDEGYDRGVHDRDAAAILGALLGLQEACGLLRFTPEVRAAGQLFWAYGTGEEERAGWSTRARSLARARATFGLDGAAAEPAAELAARATEFLAAAGLPCPGTPAPAGVGAYLFEELAAADPPAFVTSPAARTLRTGFRDALGQGPAEQYERDLDALAGDPVARHQLAAAWLGAYAAGTGADASRLAEAVAMEVTGDGLARQDSDAATEMPVDGLLGAHRRIDGGRLVVRLDEFLTRTTEFREVRVPAYRAYLHRRTALVAAERERLRLDTYRPRVMPAFVRNRLLDEVYLPLIGDNLARQLGAAGGESAARRTDSQGLLLLLSPPGYGKTSLMEYIAARLGLVFVKVDGPALGSGTTSLDPAAAPDAAARREVEKINLALAMGNNTLLYLDDIQHTSPELLQRFVSLCDAQRRMEGVWDGSSRVFDLRGKRFAVCMAGNPFTESGARFQIPDMLANRADVWNLGDVLSGKEQLFALSHIENALTSNPVLAPLTSRERTDIDLLLRLAQGDPNARPDRLAHPYATAELDQILGVLRRLLHVRQTVLKVNAAYIASAAQADASRTEPPFKLQGSYRNTNKLAERIVPVMNDDEVEALIDDHYLGEAQTLAQGAEANLLKLAELRGRLTPHQTERWKAVKASYAPPPRS; translated from the coding sequence GTGGAGGACGAGGTGGAGACCCCCGCGCCGGAGGTACACGGCAGCCCGGACGCCCTGGCGGCCGGCACGTACGAGGTGCTGCGCGACCGGCTGCGCACGGCCGCCGAGGAACTGGCCCGCCGGGCGGAGGCGCTCAACGCCGGCCGCGTCGCGGAGTTCGGCGGCACCGAGGCGCGGCTCGCGGGCACCGCGTACATCCGGACCGGGCATGACTGCGTGCCCCGCGACATCGTGCAGATCGGCGGCATGCTGCTGTTCGGTGCCAACGTCCCCCTCGGCCGCGAGTCCGGGACGGACGTCGGCGACGTGTTCTCGCTGCAGCACGTCGAGTTCACGGGGGACGACGGGGAGGGCGGGGGAGGTGGGGAGGGTGCGGCGATACAGTTCCGCGCCGCGGCCCAGGACTCCGTTCCCGGTCTGCTCGACGACCCCGCCTTCCGCCGGGACTTCGCCGAGCTGTACCGCTTCTACCGCGAGACGCGGCTGCTCCAGCTTCGTCTGTCCCGTTCCCACCTCCTGGCCGTCTTCCAGACGGGGAACGCGCTCACCGACATCCGAGTGCTGCGCTGGCGCGTCGCGCCCGACGGGTCGGTGGCCTACGTCGACGACCGCGGTGAGCGCGACCACGTCTTTCCGCCGGCGCACGATGTCGAGTGGACGGCCGCCACTCGTGCGGACCACGTGCAGGGCCGCCACCCGCACGTCTCCGTGCGCGGCCTGGTCTTCGTCGCGTGCGTCGGCGGCGCCCTGACCCTCAAGGCCGAGGACAGCACCGATTCCGGTGACGGCGTCTACAGCGAGCCCGTGGACGAACCCCTGCAGTCGCTGGCGGACGCCGAGATCGAATACGCCGTCGTGGGCCCGCTGGTGCTGCTGCGGATCCTTCCGTACAACGAGAAGACCCGCCGCCACCTGGTCTACAACACCCGCACCACAGAGGTCGTCCGGCTCGACGGCCTCGGCCGGGCGTGCCGCCGGCTGCCCGAGGAGCAGGGCGTCATCTTCCCCGGCGGCTACTACCTCGCCGACGTCCCCGCGGGCAGCGCCGCGCGGACCTTCGACATCGGGACGAATGACCTTGAGTACGAGGGCGTCGTGCGTTCCCCGAACGGTGAGGACGTCCTCTACGTCTTCCACGCCCGCGCCGAGGGCCGCTCCCTGCTGCTGCCGTACAACGTCATCCGCAAGGAGGTCGCCACCGTCTGGCAGACGCGGGGCTGGTCGCTCTTCGACGACGGCACGGTGATCGTCTTCGGGGCGGCGGCGGGCAGTGAGCCGACTCGTGTGCACCCCATGCAGGTCTGGCGTACCCCGTACGTCGCCGACGCCCACGCCGCCGCCCGGCCCGCCGGCACCGGGCCGCTGGCCCGGATCGGCAATGCCGAACTCGTACGGGCAGTATCCGACTGCCTGACGGTGGCCCGGATGGCCGACGGGATGGAGCCGAACGGCGCCGTCTTCGAGGCCATCGTCGCCGCCGCCACCCGCGTCGCCGACCGCCACCACTGGCTGGGCGAGGCGGCCTGCGGGGATCTCGCCGCACCGCTGGAGAGCGTCCGTACCACCGCCGCGCAGGTCATCGACGAGTTCGAGCGGGTCGAGGAGTTGCGGGCCCAGGCCGCCGCGGCCGTCGACGAGGCCGCCGACCGGATCACCGGCCAGGTGCGCCGGGCCCGGGGCACCGCCCCGGACACCGTTGACGGCTGGGTGCGCCGGATCGCCGGGCTGCGCCGCTCCCAGGGCCGGCTGGAGACCTTGCGCGAGCAGCGCTACGCCGACCTCGCCCGTATTGGCGAACTCGACACGCTGCTGGGGGAGTCGCTGGCGGCGTTCGGCCGGCGTGCGGTGGCGTTCCTCGCTGAGGAGACCGCCTTCGACGCCGCCCACCGGGCCGTCGACGAGCTGGCCGCCGAGGCGGCCGCGGTCGAGACGGCCGCGGCGGCGGGACCTCTCGCCGAGCGCATCGACGAGCAGGCCGGGGCGCTGCAGGCGGTCACCGAGGTCGTCGGCACGCTCGACCTGGCGGACGCGACCGTACGGACCTCGATCCTCGCCCGTATCGGCGAGGTCCTCGGCGCCGTCAACCGGGCCCGCGCGCGGCTGGACGGCCGCCGCCGCGAACTGCACGAGCGCGAGGGCAGGGCCGAGTTCGCCGCCGAGTTCGCGCTGCTCGGCCAGGCGGTGACCGGAGGTCTGGCCGCGGCGGGCACGCCGGACGAGTGTGACGAGCAGGTGGGCCGGCTGATGCTGCGGCTGGAGAACCTGGAGGCGAAGTTCGCCTCCGGGGAGGACTTCGCCGAGCAGATCGTCGCGAAGCGCGAGGAGGTCTACGAGGCGTTCTCGGCCCGCAAGCAGGCGCAGCTCGACGAGCGTGCCCGGCACGCCGACCGGCTGGCGCGGTCCGCCGGGCGGATCCTCGACACCGTCTCCCGCCGGGCCGCGGCGCTGGCGTCGGCGGACGACATCAACACCTTCTTCGCCTCCGACCCGTTGGTGGCCAAGGTCCGTACCACCGCGGCGGAGCTGCGCACGCTCGGCGACACGGTCCACGCCGAGGAGCTGGAGGGGCGGCTCAAGGCCGCCCGCCAGGAGGCGGCCAGGGCCCTGCGCGACCGTACCGATCTCTACGACGGGCAGGGAACGCTGCGCCTGGGGCGGCACCGGTTCGCCGTCAGCTTCCGTCCGGCCGAGCTGACGCTCGTGCCGCAGGACGGGCAGCCGGTATTCGTGATCACCGGCACCGACTACCGGGCGCCGGTGGCCGATCCCCGGTTCGCGGACACCCGCGGCTTCTGGGACCAGCCGCTGGTCTCCGAGTCGCCGGCGGTCTACCGGGGCGAGTACCTGGCGGCGCGGCTGCTCGCCGGCACCCCGGCGGCGGAGCTGGCGGCGGCAGCCGCGGGCGGCGGCCTGGTGGAGCTGGCCCGGGAAGCGGTGGAGGCGGCGTACGACGAGGGATACGACCGCGGCGTCCACGACCGGGACGCCGCCGCGATCCTCGGCGCGCTGCTGGGCCTGCAGGAGGCGTGCGGCCTGCTGCGGTTCACGCCGGAGGTACGGGCCGCGGGGCAGTTGTTCTGGGCGTACGGGACGGGGGAGGAGGAGCGGGCCGGCTGGTCGACGCGGGCCCGGTCGCTGGCCCGCGCGCGGGCGACGTTCGGCCTCGACGGCGCGGCGGCGGAGCCGGCGGCCGAACTGGCCGCCCGCGCGACGGAGTTCCTCGCCGCGGCGGGGCTCCCTTGTCCGGGCACGCCGGCGCCTGCGGGCGTCGGCGCGTACCTCTTCGAGGAACTGGCCGCCGCGGACCCGCCCGCGTTCGTCACCAGCCCCGCCGCCCGCACCCTGCGCACCGGCTTCCGGGACGCACTCGGCCAGGGCCCGGCCGAACAGTACGAGCGTGACCTCGACGCCCTCGCCGGCGACCCCGTCGCCCGCCACCAGCTCGCCGCCGCCTGGCTCGGCGCGTACGCGGCCGGTACGGGCGCCGACGCCTCCCGCCTGGCGGAGGCCGTTGCCATGGAGGTCACCGGCGACGGCCTCGCCCGGCAGGACTCCGACGCCGCCACCGAGATGCCCGTCGACGGGCTCCTCGGCGCGCACCGCCGCATCGACGGCGGGCGGCTGGTGGTGCGCCTGGACGAATTCCTCACCCGCACCACCGAGTTCCGCGAGGTACGGGTCCCGGCGTACCGGGCGTACCTGCACCGGCGCACCGCCCTGGTCGCCGCGGAACGCGAGCGGCTGCGCCTGGACACCTACCGGCCGCGGGTCATGCCGGCGTTCGTCCGCAACCGCCTCCTGGACGAGGTGTACCTGCCGCTGATCGGCGACAACCTCGCCAGGCAACTCGGCGCCGCCGGCGGCGAGTCCGCGGCCCGCCGCACCGACAGCCAGGGCCTGCTGCTCCTGCTCTCACCGCCCGGCTACGGCAAGACGTCGCTGATGGAGTACATCGCCGCCCGGCTCGGTCTGGTCTTCGTCAAGGTCGACGGGCCGGCGCTGGGATCGGGTACCACCTCCCTCGACCCGGCCGCGGCCCCGGACGCCGCCGCCCGCCGCGAGGTCGAGAAGATCAACCTCGCCCTCGCCATGGGCAACAACACCCTGCTCTACCTGGACGACATCCAGCACACGTCGCCGGAACTGCTGCAGAGGTTCGTCTCGCTCTGCGACGCGCAACGCCGCATGGAGGGCGTGTGGGACGGGTCCTCACGCGTCTTCGACCTGCGCGGCAAGCGTTTCGCGGTGTGCATGGCGGGCAACCCCTTCACCGAATCCGGGGCCCGCTTCCAGATACCCGACATGCTCGCCAATCGCGCCGACGTCTGGAACCTCGGCGACGTCCTGTCCGGCAAGGAGCAGTTGTTCGCCCTCAGCCACATCGAGAACGCGCTCACCTCCAACCCCGTACTGGCGCCGCTCACCTCCCGGGAGCGCACCGACATCGACCTGCTGCTCCGCCTCGCCCAAGGCGACCCGAACGCACGCCCCGACCGTCTCGCCCACCCCTACGCCACGGCCGAGCTGGACCAGATCCTCGGCGTCCTGCGCAGACTGCTGCACGTCCGGCAGACCGTGCTCAAGGTCAACGCGGCCTACATCGCCTCCGCGGCCCAGGCCGACGCCTCGCGCACGGAACCGCCGTTCAAGCTCCAGGGCTCGTACCGGAACACCAACAAACTCGCCGAGCGGATCGTGCCGGTGATGAACGACGACGAGGTGGAGGCCCTGATCGACGACCACTACCTGGGCGAGGCACAAACCCTGGCCCAGGGCGCGGAGGCGAACCTGCTGAAACTTGCCGAACTACGCGGTCGCCTGACCCCGCACCAGACAGAACGCTGGAAGGCGGTGAAGGCGTCGTACGCCCCACCCCCGCGCAGCTAA
- a CDS encoding peptidoglycan-binding domain-containing protein, whose translation MTTQRLTSRWWAVIATACAAVLLMSLAVVQSATAAPAWPVLRNGSTGANVSTAQYLLRDRGYDIAVDGEFGPATENTVLTFQQSKGYGADGVIGAETWPGLISTVRAGDSGDTVAAAQTALNKFGYGLAVDGEFGPATASAVTDFQSTKGLSADGIVGPQTWQSLLGEGGGDDGGGCAVPAEPDPEVLKTVYRTGIELGVTDRVMLAGFEAGVVESNMNNLDCGDRDSLGVFQQRPSQGWGTPEQIMNVSYASNAFFTPAIKVAANNPGMSAGQVAQSVQVSAYPDRYDAVEATALALIERAKGL comes from the coding sequence ATGACCACGCAGCGGTTGACCTCCCGCTGGTGGGCCGTGATCGCCACCGCGTGCGCCGCGGTACTGCTGATGTCACTCGCCGTCGTCCAGTCGGCCACCGCCGCCCCGGCCTGGCCCGTCCTCCGCAACGGCTCGACCGGTGCGAACGTCTCCACCGCCCAGTACCTGCTGCGCGACCGCGGCTACGACATCGCCGTGGATGGCGAGTTCGGCCCGGCGACAGAGAACACCGTGCTCACCTTCCAGCAGTCCAAGGGCTACGGCGCGGACGGCGTCATCGGCGCGGAGACCTGGCCCGGCCTGATCTCCACCGTCCGCGCGGGCGACAGCGGCGACACCGTCGCGGCAGCGCAGACCGCACTGAACAAGTTCGGCTACGGGCTCGCCGTGGACGGCGAGTTCGGCCCGGCAACCGCCTCCGCGGTCACCGACTTCCAGAGCACCAAGGGCCTCTCCGCCGACGGCATCGTCGGCCCCCAGACCTGGCAGAGCCTTCTCGGCGAGGGCGGCGGTGACGACGGCGGCGGCTGCGCGGTGCCGGCCGAGCCGGACCCCGAGGTGCTCAAGACCGTCTACCGGACCGGCATCGAACTCGGCGTCACCGACCGGGTGATGCTCGCAGGCTTCGAGGCAGGAGTGGTCGAGTCCAACATGAACAACCTGGACTGCGGTGACCGCGACTCGCTCGGGGTGTTCCAGCAGCGCCCGTCGCAGGGCTGGGGCACGCCGGAGCAGATCATGAACGTGTCGTACGCGTCCAACGCGTTCTTCACCCCCGCCATCAAGGTGGCGGCGAACAACCCGGGCATGTCCGCGGGCCAGGTCGCGCAGAGCGTCCAGGTCTCGGCCTACCCGGACCGCTACGACGCGGTCGAGGCCACCGCACTCGCGCTCATCGAACGCGCCAAGGGGCTCTAG